The DNA window GTTCGTGGTGGTTGGGGCTTGCCCCGACACCAGTATTATTAGTTGAATGCGGTCAGGGCAAGCCCTAACCCGCACAAAAAAATCCCTGATTTCTTAAGTGAATTCAGGGATTGTGGTACTATTACTTTCGTAGCGGGGATAGGATTTGAACCTATGACCTTTGGGTTATGAGCCCAACGAGCTACCAGACTGCTCCACCCCGCGATCATCGGGAAGAATAATATAGCATCGGCTGATTACAGTCAAGCTTTGAATTGGGGCTGAAACGAATTTTGAAAGAAAATTCGGTTATAAAGGTCAGTTGATGATAGCAGAGCCATGTGTAGCGTCTATGAGTTCTGATCTTAGGTTATCCAGTTCGCTGTTTCTTACTGACAGCTGCACAAAAGCTTTGTCTCCCTTGTAGCCTTGACTGATCTCCGCCTTGAAAGCTGAAGCGGTCTTCAGCACAGCGCTCAGGAGGTTATAGTCCACTAATACCTCTAATTTTGCTCTGGCGATCTGTTCTACGATTTCCGCATTATTGATTAGTTCTTTTACGCAACCGCCGTAAGCTCTCGCCAATCCACCAACGCCTAATTTAGTACCTCCGTAATAGCGCGTCACCACGGCTAATATGTTAGTTAAGCCGGCGCCTTCCAATACGGCAAGCATGGGAGCGCCCGCGGAACCCGACGGTTCTCCGTCATCGCTGGAAATTGCGCGAATATCATCGCCGATACCAATTCTGTATGCGTAGCAGTGATGTGTGGCATCGCGCGATTTTTTCCGTATAAGATCGAGATTCGTTTTGACCTCATTTTCATCGTTGATGCGGGTCGCAAAGCCGATGAATTTTGAGCCTTTTTCTTTCAGGAGCGAATCAGAATCGCCTTTAATTGTGAGGAAGCTGTCTGCTTCGGGCATAGATTATCGCAGAAGAGTAAACTTACCGTTAATCTCCACTTCATCTCCCGAAATGCGGAAGAAATAAATGCCGCTGGCCAGGTTATCGGCGGGCGAATAGACTATTCTGTTCTCGCCTTTCAAGAAAAAACCCTTCGTTTGCCGATGGACAGTCTGGCCGAGCAGATTATAGACGGTGAATGTTATATCAGTATTATCGGCTTTGAGCTCAAATGTAATGTCTGTTTGTGTCTTAAATGGATTCGGATAGAGCGCAATCAGGTTTGCGGGAGGAGCGCCTGTGATAGCCACTTCAAGGCTGTAAGTTTCTCGAACCGATCCACCGTCTCCTTCTATCGAACCATTACTGACGGCAACAATTAATCCTTCGATATTGCTGACTTCATTCACATTCACAGCTGAACCGGGATTTAAAAAGGTAATATCCGGCGGACCGGCGGTTAAAGTCGTACTCCAGACATTTGGATTTCCGGCAGCCGTAAATGCCGCTTTAATTCGCGCATCATCAATGGGAATGAACCTGTTTATCCGAAACGAGAGTTCTTCTAAGCCGAAAAACGGTATATTCAGTACGGAACCCGAGAAAGTCGTATCACTGTAAGGTTCTAACTCAGGATATAATTCTCCCTCTTCAAAAAATGCGCCGGGTACTTTCCTGCTTCCTGTGAACCAGTTCCAGATAGCGAATTTACCCCATGCAGCCTTCAGACCGCCTTCGGGTTCATATGCGGCATTTTCTTTAAGCGCCAGGTCTAAAGCAATCTCAGCTTTGTTCGTAAGCATTTTTTCCCATGCGCCTCTGATTACATGAGCATCATAATTCTCTTGAATAAACTTCCCGAATATCGCCACATTGAAGCCGTTTGTATAATGTAATCCCTTATCGGTATCTGAATAATAAAACTCGATATATTGCAAATAATCGTTTATTGAGTCATAACCCAGGTCTTCAATCCAGGTTGCTGTGAGCTCAAAAAACCAGACATCGTTTGGTCTGAAAGTGTACCCGAGTTGGAATACATGAAAGAGTTCGTGAACAGCGGTTACGCGCATGCCGTCTAAACCGTTGGAAAAATAGATGCTTTCGCTGAAATCATCATCCATCTCAATAAATGTTATGCTTGGCGCATTTTGAGCGAAGCCTGTATCATCGACAGCATATGTAGTGCCGTAAGCCAAGGTAGGAGATAACTCCCTTATGAATACATCAATTTGATCACCGTCAATAGTGTCAACGGGAGGTATCTGATATCCGAGTGAATCAACAAACATACTCCAACCTCTTTCATATGCGCGACCCGTATAAAAAATCCAGTCCGGTACCGCATTTCCTAAGAGATTAGTCGTATCAACTGCATTGACTCCTGTGGTATCATAATGGATTTTAAAATGTCCTTCTTCCGTTTTATAACTTGCCTGCGACAGCGGTCTGCCCTTGGCAAATGTTTTAGCGGACTTTTCGAGCGAACTTGAATGTTTTATCGCTTCAACCTGAATAGGGAAGAGACATTTGATATTACTTTCTCCCGCTTCAGGGGAATATTGTCCGGATTGCAATGCGGAATACAATGATTTGACCTTTGAAGAATAAACTTTTTTGTCTATCTCACCG is part of the Candidatus Neomarinimicrobiota bacterium genome and encodes:
- a CDS encoding YigZ family protein, whose translation is MPEADSFLTIKGDSDSLLKEKGSKFIGFATRINDENEVKTNLDLIRKKSRDATHHCYAYRIGIGDDIRAISSDDGEPSGSAGAPMLAVLEGAGLTNILAVVTRYYGGTKLGVGGLARAYGGCVKELINNAEIVEQIARAKLEVLVDYNLLSAVLKTASAFKAEISQGYKGDKAFVQLSVRNSELDNLRSELIDATHGSAIIN
- a CDS encoding T9SS type A sorting domain-containing protein, which gives rise to MKLRYQTGEIDKKVYSSKVKSLYSALQSGQYSPEAGESNIKCLFPIQVEAIKHSSSLEKSAKTFAKGRPLSQASYKTEEGHFKIHYDTTGVNAVDTTNLLGNAVPDWIFYTGRAYERGWSMFVDSLGYQIPPVDTIDGDQIDVFIRELSPTLAYGTTYAVDDTGFAQNAPSITFIEMDDDFSESIYFSNGLDGMRVTAVHELFHVFQLGYTFRPNDVWFFELTATWIEDLGYDSINDYLQYIEFYYSDTDKGLHYTNGFNVAIFGKFIQENYDAHVIRGAWEKMLTNKAEIALDLALKENAAYEPEGGLKAAWGKFAIWNWFTGSRKVPGAFFEEGELYPELEPYSDTTFSGSVLNIPFFGLEELSFRINRFIPIDDARIKAAFTAAGNPNVWSTTLTAGPPDITFLNPGSAVNVNEVSNIEGLIVAVSNGSIEGDGGSVRETYSLEVAITGAPPANLIALYPNPFKTQTDITFELKADNTDITFTVYNLLGQTVHRQTKGFFLKGENRIVYSPADNLASGIYFFRISGDEVEINGKFTLLR